One Caldivirga sp. genomic region harbors:
- a CDS encoding geranylgeranylglyceryl/heptaprenylglyceryl phosphate synthase: protein MTVFESLMDKLAEKGTLHFSLLDPDKVTVDKFIELAKGAEKAGSDALMIGGSYGVNESTLDNYIDAVKQEVKLPVILFPGSVAGLSKRADAVLFLSVLNSTDPYYIIGAQVQAAVLMAKRFSNLESIPMAYIIVGEGGAVGFASYAKPIPFHMEDVIVAYALAAYYMGFSIVYLEAGSGAREPVPSSVVAKVKRAVRNKVLMVGGGIRSPEAAYSIALAGADVVITGTVIEESPAIVLKDIVDAVHRGGQRKLNNSGENTNRQVNVKRNN, encoded by the coding sequence ATGACAGTGTTTGAATCCTTAATGGACAAACTTGCAGAGAAAGGCACCTTACACTTCTCATTACTGGATCCTGATAAAGTAACGGTGGATAAATTCATTGAACTCGCTAAGGGTGCTGAGAAGGCTGGATCCGATGCATTAATGATTGGTGGTAGTTACGGTGTTAATGAGAGTACGCTGGATAATTATATTGACGCCGTTAAGCAGGAGGTTAAATTACCTGTAATACTGTTTCCAGGTAGTGTAGCTGGGTTAAGTAAAAGGGCAGATGCGGTTCTCTTCCTATCAGTATTAAACTCAACCGACCCATACTATATTATTGGGGCCCAAGTACAGGCAGCGGTACTTATGGCTAAACGCTTCAGTAACCTTGAATCAATACCAATGGCATACATAATAGTTGGGGAAGGGGGAGCTGTGGGTTTCGCTAGTTACGCTAAGCCGATACCATTCCACATGGAGGATGTTATAGTGGCATACGCGCTAGCCGCATACTACATGGGCTTCTCAATAGTTTACCTTGAGGCTGGGTCAGGGGCTAGGGAACCGGTGCCATCTAGCGTGGTGGCTAAGGTCAAGAGAGCTGTGAGGAATAAGGTACTTATGGTTGGGGGAGGTATAAGGAGCCCTGAGGCGGCTTACTCAATAGCCTTAGCGGGGGCTGACGTGGTAATAACTGGGACTGTTATTGAGGAATCACCAGCCATAGTGCTCAAGGACATTGTTGATGCTGTCCATAGGGGTGGTCAAAGGAAACTAAACAATAGTGGTGAAAACACTAATAGGCAAGTCAACGTTAAGAGGAATAACTAG
- a CDS encoding tRNA (adenine-N1)-methyltransferase, with protein sequence MDVVKEGDYVLLWHSNEIKVIAVAKRGLVIGTVRGILRFDDILGKPYGSRIVTNLGHTFYITKPDITDILLKMPRVTQPIYPKDTSALIIMLNVRPGSRILEAGLGSGYAASLLAMHLKPLGQLISIERNSRYIAAAKKTLRTMGVNDAVDIINGDIVELALPEEYFDSALLDLGDPWRAIPIVIKALKHGGNLAVYVPTISQVEKVIRSMVDSNFIDIKMIEVNWREWKTTINEVRPKTWNLSHTGFIIVAKKP encoded by the coding sequence ATGGATGTTGTTAAGGAAGGTGACTATGTCCTACTGTGGCATAGTAATGAGATTAAGGTTATTGCTGTTGCTAAAAGGGGGCTAGTGATTGGTACGGTTAGGGGTATTTTAAGATTTGATGATATTCTCGGTAAGCCTTATGGTTCAAGGATAGTTACGAACCTTGGCCACACATTTTATATTACTAAACCAGACATTACAGACATACTGCTTAAGATGCCTAGGGTGACTCAACCAATCTATCCTAAGGATACGTCAGCCTTAATAATAATGCTTAATGTTAGGCCAGGCAGTAGAATCCTTGAAGCTGGCCTTGGCAGTGGCTATGCAGCATCATTATTGGCTATGCATTTGAAGCCATTAGGTCAATTAATATCTATTGAGAGGAATAGTAGGTATATTGCAGCGGCTAAGAAGACGTTGAGAACCATGGGGGTTAATGATGCTGTTGATATCATTAATGGGGATATAGTTGAATTAGCCTTACCTGAGGAATACTTTGACTCAGCTTTACTGGACCTGGGTGATCCATGGAGGGCAATACCCATTGTTATAAAGGCTTTAAAGCATGGTGGTAATTTAGCAGTTTACGTACCCACCATTAGCCAGGTGGAGAAGGTTATTAGGAGTATGGTTGATTCAAACTTCATAGACATTAAGATGATTGAGGTTAATTGGAGGGAGTGGAAGACAACCATTAATGAGGTTAGGCCTAAGACATGGAATCTATCGCACACAGGCTTCATAATAGTTGCCAAGAAGCCCTAA